AGGAAAGAAAGCTGCAAGGAAAATTAACGGGAAACAGAGAGAGacagaaaggaagaagaaaacaaaagatgatgGGCTAAAGTTGTAAAATGGAGTAGAAAGGGAGTCTTTTGTTTTCCTGCCATCGGTGCACTTGCAGAtatttatttgactttttgactccTATGGGCTAAACTTGTAAAAATGAAGTAGAAGGAAGTAAAAATAAAGTTCCTGGCCATCGGTGCACTTCAAGGTTTTTCTTTGACTTTTTGACTCCTATGACTTCTTGTCTTTAATAACGGAGACAAAGAAGTGAAGAGCAACAGAGGTGATTTCTTAGATGACAATTGAGAAATTAAGCAAAAAGCTTCGCGAGAAGTCAAAAATAGCCCTCAACAGTACGTTACTGTTTTAGGGCTAGTGATGTTGATCTGGGCAAAATCGTAATTTCAtgtaaaaagataaaaatgaccTCAATAGTGATACACTGTTGGAGAACCAATCAATATTTTCAGGGCATAAacggaaaaaaaattttccccctcccctcaTCTCACCACGTGGCTGAACCTGAGAGTAGAAATCTTAGGTtcttatatatatgtaagataagATATGACTTCCTGTGCCACTGCCTTTTCCCTTCGGATACAACTGTATCTTCCTGCAATAAAATGCAAAGGATTCATAAGGTGATTTTTTTTGGTGAGCGTGAAATCTTGTTTCCCGTGTCTTACCATTTTTGTTCCCCTGCGTTAAATGAATTGGATGCTTCTAAATTAGATGAATcatataaaatagagaaactATCAATCTTCCAGGTACTTTTGTGGCTTACAGCGTCCTTGATCATCAATAGACTCTCCCCTTTAGCTCCAGCATAAGTTTCCTTGCACACGTATATTTCTACCCCTAAAATGCACGTGTCATTGACAAGATATCCATTAGAAGGATCATTAAATGTTTTCAGATGCACGAGTCTGTCAAATCCCCATTCAAGCTTCATCTTGTGAAAACGTCTTGCTTTTCCTGCGGCATCCAGGTGAAGGACATTATTGTATCAGTGATTTGATTGATGCACTCAATCCATGGAATCGCTATGTAttagtagatttttttttttttttttttgggcatatAAGAAAGTTGAAGTCAAACAAAACAGGGGAGGGAATGGTGGTATCTCTAAACTGTTGTGTAGGATTAGGTAGCATACCTTGGAGAGTTAGGTAGTTATCCCTGTTCTGATCAAGCAAGAACATTCTAAAAACTGCATGAACTTCCAACCCAGGATGAAGGAAGTTTTCTCGTGCCATCACCACGTACACGGACATGTAATCAGCTACCCCTTTGGTTTTATTTCCATTTGGGTAAATGGCCAACTTCCTGAAATCACAGGACGATGGATATGAATGAGTTTTGAGAGAATTGATCATGCACTACTCCATATCATTCgcacgctttttttttttagcaacaGAGAAGTGAGGAGGAGCACCATGTGTAGCCTCCAGCTTCAAAATCAGCGGAGGTGTATTTCTCGACGTCATTCTTTGCAAGCAGAGAGAATGACCGGAGTTTCACGATGTAATGAGTTGGTGGTGTATCTGAAACTGAGCTTGCAACAAATTAAAATTCAATTGACAAATTAAAAAGGTAGCGGGATTATCCGCTGCAACAAATATGACTTGACTAGACCAGAGAAGAGAGAGACGGAAACACTAACCATCCCGGTCGCAAGTGGTAAGATCTGCCATTAGTTTCCTGTTTCTTTCCTTCGGGATTCTTGGTTTTTAATAGAAAGAATAACGCAACGCGGAGAAGAATTTCTTCCGGCGGGGGATAtccatttcttcctcatttgcttgtTGCTTTGAACACAATTCTTCCATTTTCACACACGAGACAAGCAGCGTGAGCATCTTAATGCCGGGAACGCAACGTTATCAGATTGTTGCAAGATTCTTAATGCATTGTTATATGTTATCATCgaccttttctttttgctttaaaTTCCAAGTTAAAAACTTCACTTGCTGCAATGATTTATTTACGACGACTAGTAAGTAGCCGAAGTAGATGTTGCAAAACTCCAAATATCTAAAACTCGTTACAACACGATTTCCAATGTCCAGATTCCTTAATATTATAGCTtccaccaaaaataaaagtatatattcGCTTCAACAAGGACGACAGACACGTTCCCAACAACCATCTTCATACTCAAGCCTAGGCGCAGATCTTCAAATAGCCATCTTCTGTTCCAACAAGAAAGAGCCGTGAGAAAGGAAGTATGCTTATACTTGACAATACAGACATGTTCCTTGATTCTCTGTCCGCCGTATATAGATATTGCGGCGTCACTAGGCGCTCTCCATCCTGCCACGTTAGGAGAATGACCAATGAATGATAACACTTCAGAACCCAGCACTGTGGACGATATTAGGGAAAGACGAAACaacaaaaatttccttttaatttttcttggttTGTTTGGCTTCAAGAAAAGAAACTTAGCATCAAATAGAATAGAATTGAAGGACCAGATCTATGATGCCGCTTGCCACTGGAGGTCACTGGTAAAGCCAGAAGGTGCCAATGGAATTGTCCAATACAGCACCATATGAAGATTGAGTTCTTCATGATTAGTATTTTAAATTAACCTTCCCAGTAGGTGCATAACCAATACCCACCATTAAACGTGAGGAAATGATATGTTTGCCATCCGACTTTGGGTCTTATGGACAGCAAACATTATGGATAAGTCATCAAGTCATTCTTTAGCAGAAACATATCTGACCCATCCCGTATACCACAAACTCACACACAAATTTTGAAAGATTTTCTGTAGGAGGACAAGACGTGGTAGGGGGCAATGTAATGACAAGTTTCGCATAAATACCTCATCTGCAGATCCAGTTAAAGAAGAAAGACCAATCTTGTTTCTGGATATCGAAATCACATCCTGGCCCCATAATGAGAAACCCGATACCCCATCTGTGTGACCTTTAAAACTAATGGGTTCTGATGTCCAACTCCTGTACATTTTCATATGACAAGACGTGGGTCACCGAAGGCAAACCAAGAGATAGATTAGATAATTAAAAAGCTAGTAAAAAAGAGGCTCCAATTTACTGTCTTATAAAATATTACTTGCTTCCGTGCAAAAAAGAAATGCTACAATGTAAAGAGTTAGGGAAGTAGGAAATGCATTCCAAAGTTTATTTACCTTCTCAAATCCCAAATTCGCAAGGTTCTGTCCAAAGAACTTGAAACAAGCAAATGGTCATTTGGCGCAGCTAGCTGCAGAAATTGAAtacacaaaatgaaattttgtctTTGCACAGTGATGAACCTTTCTCCTAATCCTAACATACCTTTGTCACATACCCCTCATGAGCTTGCCATGATGCAATAATTTTTCCACTCCTTGAATCAAACAACACGCAATGACCAGAACTTAGACCAGCTGCAATCCAGGATGGAAAGGCATCGGGTCCTTCAGCTCGAGGTTTGGCACAAGCACACGAGCATATGGACGAGACCAAAGAAGGAAAGCTGGATTCACTGTTATTGCTCCTCCATAGATAAAGTTTCTGACCACGGTTTATATCAATAAACCTGCGCCTCATAATTAGAAACTGAATTTGTAACAGAGGAAAAT
This Coffea arabica cultivar ET-39 chromosome 3e, Coffea Arabica ET-39 HiFi, whole genome shotgun sequence DNA region includes the following protein-coding sequences:
- the LOC113738007 gene encoding uncharacterized protein — protein: MADLTTCDRDVSDTPPTHYIVKLRSFSLLAKNDVEKYTSADFEAGGYTWKLAIYPNGNKTKGVADYMSVYVVMARENFLHPGLEVHAVFRMFLLDQNRDNYLTLQGKARRFHKMKLEWGFDRLVHLKTFNDPSNGYLVNDTCILGVEIYVCKETYAGAKGESLLMIKDAVSHKSTWKIDSFSILYDSSNLEASNSFNAGEQKWKIQLYPKGKGSGTGISLYLALDDPTSLSPGNQIYVEFALRILDQIQGKHYLGKAKHWFSASNPVSGWPRFVSLSYFNQSNNGLLRYDRCTIEAEVTVHGMADAL